A section of the Pseudomonas prosekii genome encodes:
- a CDS encoding sugar ABC transporter substrate-binding protein gives MKLPFAGRLLAVAMLAAASAALPLSSAFADTEKPKVALVMKSLANEFFLTMEDGAKAYQKDHSADFDLISNGIKDETDTAGQTRIVEQMILAKVNALVIAPADSKAMVPVIKKAVDAGITVINIDNQLDPTVVKSKNITVPFVGPDNRKGARLVGEYLAKQLKAGDEVGIIEGVSTTTNAQQRTAGFKDAMEAAQIKVVSLQSGDWEIDKGNKVAASILSEYPDVKALLAGNDSMAVGAVSAVRAAGKAGKVQVVGYDNINAIKPMLKDGRVLATADQFAAKQAVFGIETALKIIKGEKVDSGTNGVIETPVELVTK, from the coding sequence ATGAAGCTGCCATTCGCTGGACGTCTTCTCGCTGTCGCTATGCTGGCTGCCGCCTCTGCCGCTTTACCCCTCTCTTCGGCGTTCGCCGACACTGAAAAACCTAAAGTCGCGCTGGTCATGAAATCCCTGGCCAACGAATTCTTCCTGACCATGGAAGACGGCGCCAAGGCTTATCAGAAAGACCATTCCGCCGATTTCGACCTGATCTCCAACGGCATCAAGGACGAAACCGACACCGCGGGCCAAACGCGCATCGTCGAGCAAATGATTCTGGCCAAGGTCAACGCGCTGGTGATTGCACCGGCCGATTCCAAAGCCATGGTCCCGGTGATCAAGAAAGCGGTCGATGCCGGCATTACCGTGATCAACATCGACAACCAACTCGACCCGACTGTCGTCAAAAGCAAGAACATCACCGTACCGTTTGTTGGCCCGGACAACCGCAAAGGCGCGCGTCTGGTCGGTGAATACCTGGCCAAGCAACTGAAGGCCGGTGACGAAGTCGGCATCATCGAAGGCGTGTCCACTACCACCAACGCCCAGCAGCGCACCGCCGGTTTCAAGGATGCGATGGAAGCGGCGCAGATCAAGGTTGTTTCCTTGCAATCCGGTGATTGGGAAATCGACAAAGGCAACAAGGTTGCCGCGTCGATCCTCAGCGAATACCCGGACGTCAAAGCGTTGCTGGCCGGTAACGACAGCATGGCCGTCGGCGCCGTTTCCGCCGTTCGCGCAGCAGGCAAGGCTGGCAAGGTGCAAGTCGTCGGTTACGACAACATCAATGCCATCAAGCCGATGCTCAAGGACGGCCGCGTCCTGGCTACCGCTGACCAGTTTGCAGCCAAGCAAGCCGTGTTCGGTATCGAGACTGCGCTGAAAATCATCAAAGGCGAAAAAGTCGACAGCGGCACCAACGGCGTGATCGAAACTCCCGTGGAGCTGGTTACCAAGTAA